From bacterium, one genomic window encodes:
- the selB gene encoding selenocysteine-specific translation elongation factor has product MTAERNASSASRMILGTAGHIDHGKTSLVRALTGVDCDRLPEEKSRGITIALGFAPFELPSGRILSVVDVPGHEGLVRTMVSGATGIDLVLFVVAADEGIMPQSREHLAICDLLGIESGVVALTKIDAVDPDLVELAQLEIAEELEGTGLSGAPIVPVSALQGQGIEELQTALDAAADAAPPRTLREGPAWLPVDRVFSKHGFGTVVTGTLRGAPLCEGDRVEILTDEARGIPSARVRGLQEHGEATERALPGSRCAVNLQGVEIAQLSRGSVIATPGRVAYRSRVEVELRLLNEAPALDDGASVSAHVGTSMRRARVALLDRRRLEPGDLGFAELSFDRPVPAVEGDRFILRGFGRLPNAGWTIGGGRILDASPTRQRRRREERVDDLKIIAHGDRSAVIATRVRRTGLRGITEDELLLELRSIDGLDGIRVGADRWLDPEIFARLRGDVVASVRAHHKEQPTDPWVGFAAVRSQVPGQASDDAVRAALEAAVSANDLESGPSGYRDPGHQAHAGDPELAAKASRAIRAAGLAPDTLKTLATTLGSEERTLRTTLEHLAREGRVVRVSSDLFFDAEAIGQLQDRLVAYLKENGKIDPAGYKGLTGQSRKHTVPLMEFFDAQRITLRRDNARVLR; this is encoded by the coding sequence ATGACCGCCGAGCGCAACGCCTCCAGCGCGAGCCGGATGATTCTCGGGACGGCCGGACACATCGACCACGGCAAGACTTCACTCGTTCGGGCGCTCACTGGAGTCGACTGTGATCGGCTTCCCGAGGAAAAGAGCCGCGGGATCACGATCGCTCTGGGCTTCGCGCCGTTTGAACTACCGTCGGGTCGAATTCTCTCCGTCGTCGACGTGCCGGGTCACGAGGGCCTGGTACGCACCATGGTTTCGGGTGCCACGGGAATCGATCTGGTGTTATTCGTGGTTGCAGCCGACGAGGGCATCATGCCCCAGAGTCGCGAGCACCTGGCGATCTGCGACCTGTTGGGTATCGAGTCGGGCGTCGTGGCCCTGACGAAAATCGACGCGGTCGACCCCGACCTGGTCGAACTCGCCCAACTCGAGATCGCCGAGGAACTGGAAGGCACCGGGCTTTCCGGTGCGCCGATCGTGCCGGTGTCGGCCCTGCAGGGACAGGGGATCGAGGAATTGCAGACAGCTCTCGATGCGGCTGCAGACGCTGCACCGCCGCGAACGCTGCGCGAAGGACCGGCCTGGCTCCCGGTCGATCGGGTATTCAGCAAACACGGATTCGGCACAGTCGTAACAGGTACGCTGCGCGGCGCTCCACTTTGCGAAGGGGACCGCGTAGAGATCCTGACCGATGAAGCGCGGGGCATTCCCTCGGCCCGAGTGCGCGGTCTGCAGGAACACGGCGAAGCCACAGAGCGAGCACTGCCGGGCAGCCGCTGCGCCGTCAATCTCCAGGGGGTGGAGATCGCGCAGTTGTCGAGAGGCAGCGTGATCGCAACACCGGGTCGAGTGGCATACCGAAGTCGTGTCGAAGTCGAGTTGCGCCTTTTGAACGAAGCACCCGCACTCGACGACGGCGCCAGCGTGAGCGCGCACGTGGGCACGTCGATGCGGCGGGCCCGGGTTGCGCTCCTGGATCGGCGGCGCCTGGAACCCGGCGATCTCGGATTTGCAGAACTGAGCTTCGACCGACCGGTTCCCGCGGTCGAAGGCGATCGCTTCATTTTGCGCGGGTTTGGTCGTCTCCCGAATGCGGGCTGGACGATCGGCGGTGGTCGCATCCTGGATGCATCCCCCACACGCCAGCGTCGCCGGCGCGAAGAACGCGTTGACGATCTGAAGATCATCGCGCACGGCGATCGCAGCGCTGTAATTGCCACGCGAGTGCGTCGGACAGGTCTGCGCGGCATCACGGAGGACGAACTCCTGCTCGAACTGCGCTCCATCGATGGACTCGACGGCATCCGGGTCGGCGCGGACCGCTGGCTCGATCCCGAGATCTTCGCCCGGCTGCGCGGCGACGTCGTCGCCTCCGTACGAGCTCACCACAAAGAACAGCCGACCGATCCCTGGGTCGGTTTTGCAGCCGTTCGCAGCCAGGTACCCGGCCAGGCGAGTGATGACGCGGTGCGCGCGGCCCTCGAAGCAGCCGTGTCGGCAAACGATCTCGAAAGCGGTCCGAGCGGCTACCGCGATCCGGGACACCAGGCCCACGCCGGCGATCCCGAACTCGCCGCAAAGGCCAGCCGCGCCATCCGCGCTGCGGGACTCGCTCCGGACACCCTGAAGACGCTGGCCACAACGCTGGGCAGCGAGGAGCGCACTTTGCGCACCACACTCGAACATCTGGCTCGCGAAGGCCGGGTGGTCCGCGTGAGTTCGGATCTATTCTTCGACGCCGAGGCGATCGGGCAATTGCAAGACAGACTCGTCGCGTACCTGAAAGAGAACGGCAAGATCGATCCAGCCGGGTACAAAGGGCTTACGGGACAGAGTCGAAAACACACGGTTCCGCTGATGGAGTTCTTCGACGCGCAGCGCA